AGCGAATTCAGAAAAAGGgctaatatattacataaatgtGAACAGAATACAACATTGACATACATGATTCACTGCTTATCTCTCTAAGAAGTAGCATAgctataaaataaatagaacatTCTATGCATTTAAGCATcggttttttttacaaaagaacaGTTCTCTAAGAGATACAAACCATGGGAAGTCTTTAAGATTGAGCTAGATATCTTTAGAAAACAAAGATGGCAGACAAGTCATCAACTTAACTCCATCATATCTCTGACACGTTTCGAGATTCGGACAAACTCATTAAACAACGAGTAATCAAATTCAGAAGCTTCTTCTCTTGAGGTTTCTTTAGAGAGATCAAGAGGTGTTGATGGGTTCTGGCAAATGATAAAGTCAAATCCCTCAAACCTCTGCACCAAATTCTCCAGCTTGTTTGTCGTTAAGTTCTTGATGTCTTCAATCTGCACAAGCTCTCCGGTTTGTCCCGAAGTCTGCCACCATCTTTTCAGTATGTTACGGCTCAATCCACAGGACTCTACCGAGACTACGCCTTTTAGATGGATTCCAAGACGGTCCAACGCAATTTCTGCACCACCAATCCCGCTAAAGAGTGATAAAACAGTTAATCCTTCAGGGAACATAGACTTGAGTACAGAGAGATGGTAGCCCAATGTGTCTGTTTGAAAGCAGTAATCAAACAACTTTAATCTTTCCGCCAATCTTCCACCACCGATGTTTGTGTGGTTTGTTGGATATCCCATAATGCACTCCATATGCTCAGGCTCCACAGGTGAGAGGATGTTTGGAGCAATCCATATGAGATTTGAGGTGTGACAATGTCGAAGTATTAGAGTCTGGTCTTGTTGAGTAGGCTTTCCCCTGCATTCAGCTATACGGCGTCCAATTCGTTCACAGAGAAGAGTTACATCTTTTGTCCTAGTACACGAGCCGCCATTCAGATGCTTTCTGATATCCCATTGTGGCCACCAACTCTTCATTAGTGGCATAGCATCTTGTATAGTCAACCGAGGTTTTGGGAGGATATTGAACCGGTTTTGAATGGGAAGATTGTGCAGGTACCCTTCTGTCCTACGGAGGGGTGAACACAACCGAGTATCTACATGTTCTGGGTGAATTCCAAACATGAAAGACGATAACTTCGACCACCAGCCAGGAGATAATTCACCTAAGTTTCCATAGAAGAAATAAGGTCGTTTGGCTACATTTGGGCCAAGACTCTGGGACAAACGTGGCTGCATTACTCTAGGAAATTCATATGTGTCCTCTTTTGACTCATCTTGCATCCATGGGGTTTCCATAAACGAGCTTGAGTCTCCCATATATTCGGGTCTTAACCGTTTCCCTCTGTCATCGTAGTCAGTGCATTCATCGGGGTAGGCATTCTCATCCTCATCTTTTGGTCGTTTACCCTTTGAGGTCTCTCCCGCATTGGTAGTATCAGGGAAAGGATAAGAGTCAATACCAGGATCTGGTTTTATATTAGCAGTGCCAGTCGACGAACCCCCATCAACACCAATAAATCTCCAACTCTTTGAAAGACATGTACGATTCACTGCAGGAACCGCCGCTGAAACTTTCTACAGTGGCACCAAATATTCATTGTGTAAAACTCCAGCAATATCATAGCCCAATTAATAGAAGAGAATGAGATGGTTTTGGTGAATTATTTGAGGGCGAGAAAATATTACTTCGAAAAATTAGAATGAACATACCTTTTCTATATCTTCACGGTCACGGTCACGGTCACTAGGAAATTCACCAGTAACAATGGACTCAGCAAGGTCAGAAATCCGACCTTTTCTACCTgaaaaggagcaaaatggattATTTATCAGTGCAACAGGACGGGCTgcaaaataaatgatataatttttcACAATTAAATTTTCATAATCACCACTAACTGCATATACAAGATAGGTTTCATGTCTGTACTGTTTCTTTCAAACATATAATGGTCATGGATTGAACACATAAGTGCCTAAGTTGCTCACCTAGCTTCTCAATTGCCAATGAAATTTCATCATTAGAGAATCCCATTTCCATTAAATGCAAAGTCTTGTCCATTGTTTCAAACAATAGTTCATTGGGAACCTGAATGTAAAGCAAAAAACTAAGGTTAGAGATAATAAAGGTAACAACAACATAAATTATACAAGACACAGACAGGTAGTGGAAACTGGAATCTACTAAGGCGAACCAACAAAAGGACATAAAGGACGAATAACACATTGAAAAGAAAATCAACAGCCAATGTTCAAAGCACCAAATACCTCAGGTCCTCGAGCCATAACTTCATCgacattttcatcttcttcatttatttCAGCACCATCAAGTGAGTCTTCGGATTCCTCCGCATACTTTTCAGCTAATTGAGCAGCAGCAATGAAGTCCACCATCTCATCGACTGGCGCCTCTTTACCTATCATGCAGAAAAGACAATCATGAAGAAAGACTTTGGTGACAGCCCATATGATAGCTGCTTTCTGCATGCTAAGTTTCTGTATAGCTTTGAATAGCATAACGTCACATGCGATGAATTTCCGCTCTAAGCATTATTAAACAACAGCTTCATAGATGTTATTTCTCCTCTCAGAAATACATATTGGCGTCATAATAAGACGTATAAGTCTCCTCAGTTATGTctgtttttatatatcaaataattagaAGTTCCAGTATGAAGAGACGTTAAtcaaccaaaagagaaaaaaaaaaatcttgcaaTATTGAAAAATTTAGCCACTCAAAAACATATAACCTAAAAAATGAAGCTAGCACTGAAACAAATGCGAATATGTTAAACCGAAACAATGAAGCTAGCACTGAAATAAATGCGGCAACCATTGTAAGATGTTTGAAAGTGTAAATGGAAAGCCAAAGTCATTGTAAATACATTACCAAGCCTATCCAATGCAAGGTCAACAAGATTTTCTGGAAACTTCATTGCTAGTAATGCTATCCTTCGACCATCGGTTTCGTATTCAATACCAGGCTCCTGTCagacaaaagcaagaaacataaagaaATTGCACAGAAGAGAATACAAGACTTGTGCATCAACAGTATGTGCGTTACCGGTTTGGGTTCCATTAGACCACCATGATGGCTGGGTCCAGGATGTTCTGTCGCAGTACTCTTAGTGAGAATCtctaataacaattcaaaatcgTCTTCACCTGGATATGTGAAAAGGTAACCTCAGTAATCATATCTCCTAAATGAAAGTTAGCATTCACGGAAGccttttataaaaacaaacttTCAACAGGACACTTTAGAATACCATTTTCATCAATTGCTTTCTGAACGAGAGTTGGGCAAAATCCCATCTCAGTCAGCAAAGATTTAACTTGACTTCCAGAAGAACTAGCAGCATTGTCCTGCACATCAAgtgtagagaaaaataagaaccTTCCAAAAGCCACTGATTGTTTCATTACCTGTTGTCTACACCAACCTGCTGAGGATAAGAGGTGTCGCAGGGCAAGTCAAAATCCAAGGTCTCTGGTTTGGGAAACAGTGTCTGCCTATTCCTTTCATGATTAGAGGAACCTCCACCACCATTCCCTCTACGCAAATCACCCTGCAAGATTCCACAAACTACTGAAAAAACATGCAACATATACAAACAAAgtgatcccaaaaaaaaaaagacactctTAAAGTAGCCAAGTTCCATACCATTTATAGTACACAAAGTTCAAAGCAAGATAGAAATTATCTCCTGCGAATACCCAAAGCAAAATTGTGTCAGTGTCACCTACTCACCTTAATTGAGCAGCTTCTACTATAAACGGTAAGGGAGGAGATGAAATCAATAAATTCgttaaaaaccccaaaaatagAACACTCCTCGAAGTGAACAACGAGTGACACTTATTATAGTAAAAGCCAGATTTCCACACAAAATCCAGAGATTGCGACAGAAGGGGACCAATTTAGAGAAAGAGTAACCGTAGttggtgaggaagaagaaggtgcaTGCCTGTGCGGTGGTCCGCGTCTCAGCCGATCGAGTCAAGTCCGAAGGAGGAAAGCTAAGGAGTAAAGAAGTTGATCGCAATGTATAGCGGCGCGTGAACTGCACAGCCCGACCGACTATGGTGAAATCTGGAACGAATTGGGGATAATTTTGGTAACTTATTACtttctgtttttaatgttttttctctttccaaTATTCCGTTTTTAAtgttgtaaaataataaaattgtagaGAGGATTTTTTAGCTAGGGTTCAAATATCTatttagttaatatttaattatttaattaaataaatgaaatgttgttaaaatttgatatctttttcaaaaatgccactttttttgaacatttttatttttactctcttttgtaattatgttaaattaatttttagaattttttttttaggtttggtttccccatttacatttaggatatagtttttaagggatagggtttagtatttggggtttaaagtttataattttgtcattttatatattaaaaatggatatttttaaaaatagacatcatcatcaaatgatacttttaaaaagtgacataggaaaaataatatttttgaaaatccaacTTTTATACTGgatgttttttaatatatttatttattattcctTGCATTTGCACACACTGAAGATTAGGAACATGGTTAACAAAAAGAGTTATAGTATCAACACattgttaaatataaattaacttTATAATTGAAAGCATCCAATCCCAACCCTAGTCAATAAGTTTTATAGGATTCATTCAACATACTCATTAGTCATACATTCCCTACTCATCAGCGCATACTTATTTCTTTCTGTTTCGGCAAGTTAGTCTTAGAGCAAGTCCATCCCACATCCGATAATAtctgtatttttaataaaaaattaaaaagtgaggagaaagaaagatttCGTGTCTCAGAGTAGATGTATTGAGACACTAGTAGACTTTCTCTTACTGATCTGTCATCATTTGATTGCTCAATTAAATTAGATAATAGtattacattaaaatattaataaaattaatataggaTCTCAATTTTGATAGGTTGACTGATGGGAATGCCTTAGACTCTTAGTCACATGTATAGTTCCGCGGCCGACTTGTACTTCATCTTTGGGTAGCTTCGTTTACATTTGGTTTGGCTTATAAGAATTAGAATGGAGATTGTCTAAGGATATGTGTCGCCGGAAGATGTGTCACCGGAAGACATTAGGCCTCTAATGAGCTATGTAAGTCATGCGATGGGAATTTTTAGCCTTGCCTATATCATGGTCGTTACAAAATATcctctttgtttcatctttgtgTGGCTTTTATATATGTGAGTGGtggtttatttatgttttccttCTCCATGCggaaaacataattaataaaaatgccATGAACAGTAACTTTTTTAAGTCAAAatgtcacttttttattttcttttctacaaTGCCACAACCTTAACTTGAAAAGACATAAATGTCCCTCGATAAATACTATGATGTTGATAGACAAGATACGAATGATGGACAAGTGGATGATAGACCAGATGACGATGAGGGACAAAATGTGGATAATGGACAATATGCTGATGATCAACAAGTGCAGATGATAGACAATATGCGAATGATAAacaagatgtggatgatggacaagatgcggATGATAGACAAGATGATATGGAGAAATCCAAACCTCCACATCATCTTTTGGTCCACCCTGATCTACATCATCCTCTTTTGGTCTATCATCCTCTTTTCGTTTATCATCATCGACATCTTTTGGTCCACCATCTAGACTACTTTACCATTTTTGTCTAATTATCTTTCATAGACAACTTATCTTTAATAATATGGATAACTAATTTGAACTCGTGGACAACTTCGTTAATATAATTCTCGTAGACAagttgtaaaaataaaattcgtGGACAAGTCTATAATTTCCTCTAATAACTTGTCCATCAGATCTTGCCCACGATAATCACTCTCTTTCATAGAAGGGTATTTTCGTCTTTTAATCACATGTGAACAGtaaaaatgtggtatttttagaaaCATGAAATAAATGTGGCATTCtccaaaaaattttaaaaaaatgtggcATATTTGACAAAAATCCCTTCCTAAAGACCACATGTTCTAGTCatacaaaattatgtatatgattacttaacataatacaaaaaatatgagatcttaaaaataaattcgaGCTATATAAACACTTCAGCGTAGTACTGTTCTACATGTATTAAAATCTgcttatttaaatataatacaaattaattaaatataattataactaCAATGTATATGcttataaaaatttgtaaaatttaaaccatttatttcttcttccatATTGCACAACAAAAGATGAGAAACACACTAAGAATTGACTAATTATATTGTTCAAAGaacaattgacaaaaaaaaaaaaaaaaaaaaaaaNagtaagaaaataaacaagaaacacaTTATTCTAGGTCTTGTAAATGGAAGAATTCAAAACAAAGCAAGAGTGGTTTCTTCCTCTTGCCTCCGATCCTGGTGGTGCAGGTTGCTTTAGATTTGCACACAACTTGGATCAAAAGAGCACACAAGTGGAAAACAATACTTATGAACAGATTCTCCAAGATCCACTTGTTTGCAATATCCATCTTCTCCAACGATATAAGCTGTGTTGCGAGTGGGGTTAAGTATACTCTTTCCTTTATCAAAAACCACCGCGAGTTTTTTCTCTTCGTCAACAAAGAAAGTCGCAGATGTACGCTCGAGTGGTCGTCTATCCATATCGATAGGTAAGAACAAGCTGCTCCACGACACTGCGTTAGGCTCAATCTTATTACT
The Camelina sativa cultivar DH55 chromosome 15, Cs, whole genome shotgun sequence DNA segment above includes these coding regions:
- the LOC104746075 gene encoding DNA (cytosine-5)-methyltransferase DRM2-like, whose product is MGDLRRGNGGGGSSNHERNRQTLFPKPETLDFDLPCDTSYPQQDNAASSSGSQVKSLLTEMGFCPTLVQKAIDENGEDDFELLLEILTKSTATEHPGPSHHGGLMEPKPEPGIEYETDGRRIALLAMKFPENLVDLALDRLGKEAPVDEMVDFIAAAQLAEKYAEESEDSLDGAEINEEDENVDEVMARGPEVPNELLFETMDKTLHLMEMGFSNDEISLAIEKLGRKGRISDLAESIVTGEFPSDRDRDREDIEKKVSAAVPAVNRTCLSKSWRFIGVDGGSSTGTANIKPDPGIDSYPFPDTTNAGETSKGKRPKDEDENAYPDECTDYDDRGKRLRPEYMGDSSSFMETPWMQDESKEDTYEFPRVMQPRLSQSLGPNVAKRPYFFYGNLGELSPGWWSKLSSFMFGIHPEHVDTRLCSPLRRTEGYLHNLPIQNRFNILPKPRLTIQDAMPLMKSWWPQWDIRKHLNGGSCTRTKDVTLLCERIGRRIAECRGKPTQQDQTLILRHCHTSNLIWIAPNILSPVEPEHMECIMGYPTNHTNIGGGRLAERLKLFDYCFQTDTLGYHLSVLKSMFPEGLTVLSLFSGIGGAEIALDRLGIHLKGVVSVESCGLSRNILKRWWQTSGQTGELVQIEDIKNLTTNKLENLVQRFEGFDFIICQNPSTPLDLSKETSREEASEFDYSLFNEFVRISKRVRDMMELS